A window from Kluyveromyces lactis strain NRRL Y-1140 chromosome E complete sequence encodes these proteins:
- the TEL1 gene encoding DNA-binding protein kinase TEL1 (similar to uniprot|P38110 Saccharomyces cerevisiae YBL088C TEL1 Protein kinase primarily involved in telomere length regulation contributes to cell cycle checkpoint control in response to DNA damage functionally redundant with Mec1p homolog of human ataxia telangiectasia (ATM) gene), with translation MSFSFEVSVIVTGLSSLKLKTRNDSLDNLNLLLKTSPTEVPVKAFSPILDAIITIIESEKTRYEKTRLENGKDARIELYENRLGSAAYTLRLFVERNCERFKPKHIKLLSMTLFELMTRPRSRSLITSVADHLTYSLVALCGSPVFQCNFELHQWISLSHDISDAVTYHLDVSYNDKIIANLLQTLLELFQIDTIGIEDIATPVVRMTIKYLTLITKENTNTRTILTLVNSAILRLHLIRFQDVINLSYYTIKHLLRIKLTNENNIGEIARFNLMISEVLYNKTPIIVGEDKDQSYVNKEKLLPALQDYLIHSLKQYDHTKFTLDCVTFIDGPASSKFNWYSFSDICQNEKNCLEDIWLYALSLTMMLKANYQFLEYKESSLAGGSLLFKRRKVKDTFAHMLKDSLTYDDFLCNCIDSDSIKIKTTGLHIGLLYLSIFDCSNIELSHLKEELFRCSQDVRFMLLCLSCFIPMCSQSKNSFSPEEEIRLFKMCVPLLKTSNGCKTACSLLYKLIEFQLEPIKDKSVLQQMSDLYLLSDVNGPALVCNESFKFWMHLHYYAKTFQTVKSPITYVFSWLYARWDQLFTLVVSETHFYVFASWLCGCTHTTFPTFEYSRPSLFHDTWMGLSEERASITGFSLTIRTIELRKQKFAPVFCEEAERVRFMYKLFDLIDESAISATFIDRAIQVLRTIESLVGQRNYTDYLSRFKEIFLLSSSVIDFGQNAQIFSVMEGMISLKDSLLRHIIMDILPTEKVLSTFMQRLAEHTQQTSHQDEFLSHHAKPEAGSIPISEMIEIGFEFALQVHSVSKAFDPLSSFILYSKKLSLPMLNRTLPNLITYLENNENEIPTASLERLTQFLGSSLLAPSFDTSSTSMKLLTRYLEGISKYWVMEDRSQVLTADCNDIFDWIVTQYDESSFSGVEALYELARFMTLLLEKYNLSNSSISGGKQRVFKILSGCITRLPKYLTNRVVSLLGTYVKRVGVTNQRILFKELLQRFNPPQESVETAAFFSLTCTKLSLINEFYLLNSILHLLDNTNFSHLLLYVEKSLDTISTFYGLCSKQDLFHQCRYFIIDQWFTKSAKSKIYEPSIWKVELFEFEFDEFCIRYQMELTSFFFAKSSTYYYIIDHLKKLLNLKQEALLTKYIAPTIALSYVDSGVKDLIFDIAADLLGRKFPNVLTINLDDVIYYFIKLSDLSNLATSLTFWCKIFNSSRFTNMLHYNSSNCMQLNDNVAIAFPIVYKVLKKNVFTDIDDGRSFEYVIQRLVMDLQNCVLIDQKIRVLRQIKLLVLFFEHKLTLFKDIDFFLLELSKFLFNADIFSEVYGFILDLLEFSANNKMDVARSLTELMRFCFTVTDSNVKKTLFPKVNPVLFNFCVSDGKQLYATCYALLTLETNSFGWNDIAQVFKFQEVDRTSVSLLSDLFDNFDYDGSFDANLISPTTIQNLISIPRDNARVSDKFRRWLGNILGEIVYTRPYDHIIPHHCSTLDLESGISGLLQILWVQYQKADDISLRFLLDHIQSIILQDESVLAEISSDSYSSLVNLKNLTDISWEKFENCHGMLNIKLGETFLTLTFTDRSCHYQKWISAFICNILLVIVEKFPSFRILALLCDNTAFLHSAIISQLIKILLVSFPKQRSSFLSDILNRADEIFKTEDRTLKMEVITKVFSIIRGMALNGVQNALYVYDKIKLQPVIPIMLSLGSEIWSLMIYEEFYGEYCTGKMLDYELLYQIYSKIDEKDLFYGLPLSSSLASSLTLISKTKFNSYTNFALSNGRFEEGLRNKDSSCLHEFASVTSSNGFTGLATMLDSNFENPLLSANQYSWALKLNKWDLPIPEARDSFAKSAFSILKDVKEIPDFFSFDDHILKVMDGGSLLKNSQLNLETMESLGLLVSLKKLGSADMNTLTTLNNLRVHDTLNADYLPENVFDILHWSRHFFIESKINNTSVIEHAPGSNFTLQLAKILNLVHASTFCRDQGRFQDLINIVMTLEAAVDDITNNPAIGPSDTITLFCKRISTVESARMLWANKESAMAINMLEDLLQTNLTAVNVENVSLADVQDILMPDAVVDSQLVEWSSFSRHRSPDVIFNDHILYYERDVLNINEPNLRSSICYTYAEFCYKQSQKVDEGELLYLKQKIAKASNQLQEISSIYKNPKLRDAERKEAKRHHNRLSLQNHHDKDRYNKISSSRIAFVSQALHFFLTTLVHSNSRDAEVVDKFCSLWFSYSTDDIINSKLQKEIGTVPSFKFLPWVSQMASKLADSVSPFQDTLQLTLKRMLYKLPYETLYPLISMSLQDSESKVIDPVTKSRVEVVNKIIAALDMYDSGRYGSQFTRPVQAFCSMSVALACHKIPPKMKFLQLDTLNIGKYWLETLPKVHLPLPTLPVKITCSQDGRREGRSYISSIDPKVLISSSGLSLPKIATFTVSDGTRHRVLLKGSNDDLRQDAIMEQVFKQVNKILKANKTTRKQNLSVRTYEVIPLGPRAGLIEFVANSMSLHDILLNLHCNDEISFDKARKTMKAAQNHSVEERVLTFSRITEKIKPQLRRFFFQSFVHAHDWYESRNRYTKSVVTSSIVGYLLGLGDRHLNNILIDIKTGEPIHIDLGVAFDQGKLLPIPELVPFRLTRDIVDGFGVAGIEGLFRNNCERVFKVLQDEKERLLCVLNVLKWDPLYSWKMTPLKKQRLQAKFTGDYDEEEISVSDADFSELLEEDNNNDESIRALKGVESKLYGDGLSVEAIVQELLSSATDKQNLATIYMGWSPFY, from the coding sequence ATGAGCTTTAGCTTTGAGGTGTCTGTCATCGTAACAGGACTGTCATCTCTAAAATTGAAGACTCGTAATGATTCTCTCGATAATCTAAATTTACTGTTGAAAACCTCACCAACTGAGGTTCCCGTGAAAGCGTTCTCTCCCATATTGGATGCTATTATAACCATTATAGAGTCCGAAAAGACTAGATATGAAAAAACCAGATTAGAGAATGGCAAGGATGCTAGGATAGAACTATACGAGAACAGATTGGGCTCTGCCGCTTACACTTTAAGGTTGTTTgtggaaagaaattgtgaaagattcaaacCTAAACATATCAAACTGTTATCTATGACgttatttgaattgatgACTAGACCACGTTCAAGATCACTGATCACATCCGTGGCAGATCACCTAACTTACTCTCTTGTGGCTCTATGTGGTTCCCCTGTTTTTCAATGCAATTTTGAATTGCACCAATGGATTTCACTTTCCCATGATATCAGCGATGCAGTAACATACCATCTTGATGTTTCATATAATGATAAAATAATAGCGAACCTTCTCCAAACATTACTAGAGCTCTTTCAAATCGACACAATAGGAATTGAGGACATTGCTACTCCTGTCGTAAGAATGACAATCAAATATCTTACTTTGATAACAAAGGAAAACACTAATACAAGAACCATACTAACATTGGTCAATTCAGCTATATTAAGACTACATCTGATAAGATTTCAGGACGTGATAAATCTTAGCTATTACACAATTAAGCATCTACTAAGAATTAAATTAAccaatgaaaataatataGGGGAGATCGCGAGAttcaatttgatgatatcaGAAGTGCTGTACAATAAAACTCCGATAATTGTAGGCGAGGACAAGGATCAGTCATATGTtaacaaagagaaattgcTCCCTGCGCTTCAAGACTATTTGATTCATTCGTTGAAACAATACGATCATACAAAGTTCACACTAGACTGTGTTACCTTCATAGATGGTCCTgcatcttcaaaattcaattggTATAGCTTTTCTGATATTTGCcagaatgaaaagaattgtCTAGAAGATATATGGCTTTATGCTCTGTCTCTGACAATGATGCTGAAAGCTAATTACCAATTCCTAGAATATAAAGAGAGTTCTTTAGCCGGAGGTTCACTACTTTttaagagaagaaaagtaAAGGATACATTCGCCCATATGTTAAAGGATTCATTGACATACGACGATTTCCTTTGTAATTGCATTGATAGtgattctatcaaaatcaagaCAACCGGTTTGCATATTGGATTGctttatctttcaatttttgaCTGTAGTAACATTGAGTTGTCTCATTTGAAAGAGGAATTGTTTCGGTGCTCCCAAGATGTTAGATTCATGTTATTATGTCTCAGTTGTTTCATTCCGATGTGCTCTCAGAgcaaaaattcattcaGTCCGGAAGAGGAAATACGACTGTTTAAGATGTGTGTACCccttttgaaaacaagTAACGGGTGCAAAACTGCTTGTAGTTTACTCTACAAATTAATTGAATTTCAGTTAGAACCAATTAAAGACAAGAGTGTGCTACAGCAAATGTCAGATCTGTATTTGTTATCTGATGTAAATGGCCCTGCATTAGTTTGTaatgaatctttcaaattttggatGCATCTTCACTATTATGCAAAAACCTTTCAGACCGTTAAAAGTCCGATTACGTACGTTTTTTCTTGGCTATACGCTAGGTGGGATCAGCTTTTTACTCTGGTTGTGTCGGAAACGCACTTTTACGTATTTGCATCCTGGTTATGCGGCTGCACGCATACTACTTTCCCCACTTTCGAATATAGTAGGCCATCTTTATTTCATGACACATGGATGGGTTTGTCTGAGGAAAGGGCAAGTATAACTGGCTTCTCCTTAACAATTAGAACGATTGAACTGCGAAAGCAAAAGTTTGCTCCTGTTTTCTGCGAAGAAGCCGAACGTGTGAGGTTCATGTAcaaactttttgatttaattgatgaaagtgCAATTTCAGCTACTTTCATTGATAGGGCAATCCAGGTGCTCCGTACCATCGAAAGTCTCGTTGGCCAAAGAAACTACACCGACTACTTGTCAAGATTTAAAGAGATATTCCTTTTATCATCCTCGGTTATCGATTTTGGTCAGAACGCTCAGATTTTCTCGGTAATGGAAGGCATGATTTCACTCAAAGATTCTTTACTTCGACACATCATTATGGATATTTTACCAACAGAGAAAGTTTTATCAACCTTTATGCAGAGGCTTGCAGAACATACTCAGCAGACTTCACATCAGGATGAATTTTTAAGTCACCATGCAAAGCCTGAAGCAGGAAGCATCCCTATTTCCGAAATGATAGAAATAGGTTTTGAGTTCGCACTACAAGTACATTCAGTATCAAAAGCATTTGATCctttatcatcatttatTCTTTATTCGAAAAAGTTATCATTGCCAATGCTGAACAGAACATTGCCGAATTTGATTACATATCTggaaaacaatgaaaatgaaattcCAACTGCCAGCCTTGAAAGACTAACTCAATTCTTGGGTTCCTCACTATTAGCTCCAAGCTTTGACACATCTTCGACCTCAATGAAATTACTGACAAGATATCTTGAAGGAATATCAAAATACTGGGTTATGGAAGATCGAAGTCAAGTTCTGACTGCCGACTGCAATGACATTTTTGATTGGATTGTGACACAATATGACGAATCATCGTTCAGCGGTGTGGAAGCTTTATATGAGCTCGCTCGTTTTATGACTCTTTTATTGGAAAAGTACAACCTCTCCAATAGTTCCATATCTGGAGGCAAACAAAGAGTGTTCAAGATACTCAGTGGTTGCATTACTAGGTTGCCGAAATACTTGACGAACAGGGTAGTATCTCTGCTCGGAACCTATGTCAAAAGGGTTGGTGTTACTAATCAACGTATATTATTCAAAGAACTACTTCAGAGATTCAATCCTCCTCAAGAGTCGGTTGAAACTGCTGCATTTTTTTCGTTGACATGTACGAAATTATCCCTTATCAATGAGTTTTATTTGCTCAACTCTATCTTACATCTGTTAGATAACACAAACTTCTCTCATCTTCTCTTATATGTTGAAAAAAGTTTGGATACGATCTCAACTTTTTATGGCCTTTGTTCTAAACAAGATCTCTTTCATCAATGCAGATATTTTATTATAGACCAGTGGTTTACAAAGTCTGCCAAATCCAAGATATATGAACCGAGCATATGGAAAGTGGAACTTTTTGAGTTTGAGTTTGACGAGTTTTGTATCAGATATCAAATGGAGCTAACGAGTTTTTTCTTCGCAAAATCATCAACCTACTATTACATTATAGACCATCTAAAGAAATTACTGAACTTGAAACAAGAGGCGCTTCTTACTAAATACATAGCTCCTACTATTGCCTTATCATATGTTGATTCAGGCGTGAAAGACCTCATCTTTGATATAGCCGCGGACCTGTTAGGCCGAAAATTCCCAAACGTTCTCACTATTAATTTGGATGACGTCATTTACTACTTTATCAAGTTATCAGATCTCTCCAACCTTGCTACTTCGTTGACCTTTTGGTGtaaaattttcaattcgAGCCGATTCACAAACATGCTGCATTATAATTCATCGAACTGTATGCAGCTGAATGATAATGTTGCAATTGCCTTTCCAATTGTCTATAAAgtgttgaaaaagaatgtttttactgatattgatgatgGAAGAAGCTTTGAATATGTGATACAAAGACTTGTTATGGATTTACAAAACTGCGTACtaattgatcaaaaaattCGTGTGTTAAGGCAAATAAAattattagtattattttTTGAGCATAAGCTaactttgttcaaagatATCGATTTTTTCCTGTTGGAACTATCGAAGTTTTTATTCAACGCCGACATTTTTTCAGAAGTGTATGGTTTCATATTGGATTTACTTGAGTTTTCCGCGAACAATAAAATGGATGTTGCCCGATCATTGACAGAACTCATGAGATTCTGCTTTACTGTAACTGATTCAAATGTCAAAAAAACGTTATTCCCTAAAGTGAATCCAGTTCTGTTCAACTTTTGTGTTTCTGATGGCAAACAGCTGTATGCTACCTGTTATGCGTTATTAACCCTAGAAACAAACTCTTTCGGATGGAATGATATTGCACAAGTCTTCAAATTCCAGGAAGTCGACCGAACTTCGGTCTCTCTTTTATCTGACctatttgataattttgATTATGATGGGTCGTTCGACGCAAATTTAATCTCTCCCACTACTATTCAGAATTTGATATCTATACCGCGAGATAATGCAAGAGTTTCCGATAAATTCAGAAGGTGGCTTGGAAATATTCTAGGTGAAATTGTTTATACAAGGCCTTACGATCACATAATTCCACATCATTGTTCCACACTTGACTTGGAATCTGGTATATCTGGTCTACTGCAAATTTTATGGGTACAATATCAGAAAGCAGACGATATAAGCCTGCGTTTTCTGCTTGATCATATCCAGTCGATTATCTTACAGGATGAATCTGTCCTAGCAGAAATCAGTTCTGACAGTTACTCTTCCTTGGTGAATTTAAAAAACTTAACTGATATAAGCTGGGAAAAATTTGAGAACTGTCATGGTATGCTCAATATTAAACTGGGTGAAACCTTCTTAACCCTGACTTTCACTGACAGATCTTGTCACTATCAAAAGTGGATTTCCGCCTTTATATGCAATATCTTACTTGtgattgttgaaaaattcccTTCTTTCAGAATTTTAGCGTTGCTGTGTGATAATACTGCGTTCCTTCATTCGGCTATCATATCACAGCTAATTAAAATACTGCTTGTAAGTTTCCCTAAGCAACGCAGCTCTTTCCTCTCCGATATCTTGAATAGAGCAGATGAAATTTTTAAGACAGAGGATCGTACGTTGAAAATGGAAGTTATCACGAAAGTATTCTCTATTATTAGAGGAATGGCATTGAACGGTGTACAAAATGCACTTTATGTTTATGACAAAATTAAACTCCAGCCTGTGATACCCATTATGCTCTCTCTCGGATCAGAGATTTGGTCCCTCATGATATATGAAGAATTTTATGGAGAATACTGCACTGGAAAAATGTTGGATTATGAATTACTGTATCAAATATATTCCAAAATTGACGAAAAGGATCTCTTTTATGGACTTCCATTATCATCTTCACTAGCATCTTCTCTGACCTTGATTtctaaaacaaaatttaATTCATACACCAATTTTGCATTGAGTAATGGTCGGTTTGAAGAGGGGCTAAGAAATAAGGACTCCTCATGCTTGCATGAGTTTGCTTCAGTCACATCATCGAATGGCTTTACAGGTTTGGCAACGATGCTAGATAGTAACTTCGAAAATCCACTGCTTTCTGCAAATCAATATTCATGGGCTCTGAAACTAAATAAATGGGATTTGCCAATTCCAGAAGCAAGAGATTCATTTGCCAAGTCTGCATTCAGCATTCTTAAGGATGTAAAAGAAATCCctgattttttttcatttgatGATCACATTTTAAAGGTGATGGACGGTGGATCTTTACTTAAGAATTCTCAACTAAACCTCGAAACTATGGAATCCTTAGGTCTACTCGTTTCATTAAAAAAATTGGGATCCGCAGATATGAATACTCTTACAACATTGAACAATTTACGTGTCCATGACACCCTTAATGCAGACTATCTTCCCGAAAACGTTTTCGATATTTTACATTGGAGTAGGCATTTTTTCATCGAGtcaaaaattaataataCCTCTGTCATCGAACATGCTCCAGGATCTAATTTCACTCTTCAGCTGGCAAAAATCTTAAATCTGGTTCATGCCTCTACATTTTGTAGAGATCAAggaagatttcaagatttgaTTAATATTGTAATGACTCTCGAAGCAGCTGTCGACGATATTACAAATAATCCAGCAATTGGTCCCTCTGACACAATTACATTGTTCTGCAAAAGAATATCAACCGTTGAATCTGCCAGGATGCTTTGGGCGAACAAAGAATCTGCAATGGCAATCAATATGTTAGAAGATTTACTCCAAACAAATCTTACTGCGGTGAATGTCGAGAATGTAAGTCTTGCAGATGTTCAGGATATTCTGATGCCGGatgctgttgttgataGCCAATTAGTAGAATGGTCATCCTTTTCTAGGCACAGGAGTCCTGATGTCATTTTTAATGATCACATTTTATATTATGAACGTGACGTCTTGAACATTAATGAACCCAACCTCCGGTCTTCTATATGTTATACATATGCTGAGTTTTGCTATAAACAAAGTCAGAAGGTAGATGAAGGGGAACTTCTATACTTGAAGCAAAAAATTGCAAAGGCAAGCAACCAGCTCCAAGAAATTTCCAGCATTTACAAAAACCCTAAACTGCGTGATGCGGAACGTAAAGAGGCCAAAAGACACCATAATAGATTATCTTTGCAAAACCATCATGACAAAGATAGATACAACAAAATATCCTCTTCAAGAATCGCGTTTGTATCTCAGGCCCTGCACTTCTTTCTAACGACTTTGGTACACTCTAACTCTAGAGATGCTGAAGTCGTCGATAAATTTTGCAGCCTATGGTTTTCGTATTCTACTGATGACATTATAAATTCTAAACtacaaaaggaaattggTACAGTTCCAAGCTTTAAGTTCTTACCTTGGGTGAGTCAAATGGCTTCTAAACTGGCTGATTCAGTTTCACCATTTCAAGACACCTTACAGTTAACACTGAAACGAATGCTATATAAGTTGCCGTACGAAACTCTTTATCCGTTGATCTCGATGAGCCTTCAAGATTCGGAGTCCAAAGTAATTGACCCAGTAACCAAATCAAGGGTTGAAGTGGTTAATAAAATAATTGCTGCTCTGGACATGTACGATAGTGGCCGATATGGTTCACAATTTACTCGTCCTGTTCAAGCGTTTTGTTCCATGTCTGTTGCTTTAGCTTGTCATAAAATTCCTCCTAAAATGAAGTTTTTACAACTGGACACACTAAATATTGGAAAGTACTGGTTAGAAACCTTACCGAAAGTACATTTACCTCTGCCTACACTGCCAGTCAAAATCACATGCTCACAGGATGGACGCCGTGAGGGACGCAGCTATATTTCAAGTATTGATCCCAAAGTACtcatttcttcatctggTCTGTCACTTCCAAAAATTGCAACTTTTACAGTATCAGACGGGACCAGACATCGTGTTCTTTTAAAAGGTAGCAATGATGACCTCAGACAGGATGCAATTATGGAACAGGTTTTCAAACAAGTGAACAAGATACTAAAGGCTAATAAGACAACTAGAAAGCAAAATTTAAGCGTTAGAACCTATGAGGTAATCCCCCTTGGTCCACGCGCGGGGTTGATTGAGTTTGTTGCAAATTCCATGTCTTTGCATGatattttattgaatttgCATTGTAACGATGAAATCAGTTTCGATAAAGCTAGAAAAACGATGAAAGCCGCTCAGAATCACAGTGTTGAGGAAAGAGTACTTACATTCAGTCGAATTACGGAGAAAATTAAGCCTCAGTTAAGAcgcttcttctttcaatcTTTCGTGCATGCACATGATTGGTATGAAAGTAGGAACAGATATACTAAGAGCGTGGTAACATCATCGATTGTCGGATATCTGTTAGGCTTGGGAGACAGGCATCTTaataatattttgattgATATAAAAACCGGTGAACCCATTCATATTGATCTTGGAGTGGCATTTGATCAGGGAAAGCTATTGCCAATACCGGAACTGGTTCCCTTTAGACTAACAAGGGATATTGTAGACGGATTTGGCGTAGCAGGTATCGAAGGTTTGTTTAGAAATAACTGCGAAAGAGTATTTAAGGTGTTACAAGACGAGAAAGAGCGATTATTATGTGTTCTAAATGTTCTGAAATGGGACCCATTATATTCATGGAAGATGACTCCCttgaagaagcaaagatTGCAAGCAAAGTTTACTGGTGATTATGATGAGGAGGAAATTAGTGTTTCCGATGCAGATTTCAGCGAGCttttagaagaagataataataatgatgaatCCATAAGAGCACTAAAGGGAGTTGAAAGTAAGTTATATGGAGACGGTTTGAGCGTTGAAGCAATTGTTCAGGAGCTTTTGTCCAGTGCTACTGACAAACAAAATTTAGCGACAATTTACATGGGATGGTCCCCATTTTATTAA
- a CDS encoding 60S ribosomal protein uL14 (highly similar to uniprot|P04451 Saccharomyces cerevisiae YER117W RPL23B Protein and highly similar to uniprot|P04451 Saccharomyces cerevisiae YBL087C RPL23A Protein, components of the large (60S) ribosomal subunit), producing the protein MSGNGAQGTKFRISLGLPTGAIMNCADNSGARNLYIMAVKGSGSRLNRLPAASLGDMVMATVKKGKPELRKKVMPAIVVRQSKAWRRKDGVFLYFEDNAGVIANPKGEMKGSAVTGPVGKECADLWPRIASNSGVVV; encoded by the exons ATGTCAGGTAACGGTGCTCAAGGTACTAAATTCAGAATTTCT TTAGGTCTACCAACTGGTGCCATTATGAATTGTGCTGACAATTCTGGTGCTAGAAACTTGTACATCATGGCCGTCAAGGGTTCTGGTTCAAGATTGAACAGATTGCCAGCTGCATCTCTAGGTGATATGGTTATGGCTACTGTCAAGAAGGGTAAGCCtgaattgagaaagaaggtTATGCCAGCTATCGTTGTCAGACAATCCAAGGCTTGGAGAAGAAAGGACGGTGTCTTCTTGTACTTCGAAGACAATGCCGGTGTCATTGCTAACCCTAAGGGTGAAATGAAGGGTTCCGCTGTTACTGGTCCAGTCGGTAAGGAATGTGCCGACTTGTGGCCAAGAATTGCTTCCAACTCTGGTGTTGTTGTTTAA
- the SLX8 gene encoding SUMO-targeted ubiquitin ligase complex subunit SLX8 (some similarities with uniprot|P40072 Saccharomyces cerevisiae YER116C SLX8 Protein containing a RING finger domain that forms a complex with Hex3p mutant phenotypes and genetic interactions suggest a possible role in resolving recombination intermediates during DNA replication or repair): MVNEDDSLRVVSSSDTTDQLQLVPGLSMGQSTVRTGEDEDERIVTGRRRHELQESETDIEEEEEELRRKSRRISRTSIVSIDDADILSETQHVTEIGDTTEQSNLATAPPQEVSDNEEPAIISTADYGVAYQNVQDQSAEAQDQEEEEEEEELHEAVGEGDDDDIKVLTEEEQIKAQQVIEIDDEDETEGHKSGKDMSETPLETKKAADYVCPICMEPPEAALVTKCGHVFCTTCLYGMVNSSKGNGRRNGLCALCRENVKLQDLRLIVMRKNRIRKPN; the protein is encoded by the coding sequence ATGGtgaatgaagatgacaGTCTTCGGGTAGTTAGTTCTTCTGATACTACGGATCAGTTACAGCTGGTACCTGGTCTTTCTATGGGACAGAGCACTGTCCGCACTGGtgaggatgaggatgaaCGAATAGTTACAGGGCGCAGGCGCCACGAATTGCAAGAGTCCGAAACTGatatcgaagaagaagaagaagaactacGAAGGAAGTCGAGACGAATAAGTCGGACGTCCATCGTAAGTATTGATGATGCAGACATACTTTCAGAAACACAACATGTCACTGAAATAGGCGACACTACAGAGCAGAGCAATCTCGCCACCGCACCGCCCCAAGAGGTATCTGATAATGAAGAGCCTGCAATCATTTCTACTGCAGATTATGGAGTGGCGTACCAAAATGTGCAAGACCAATCAGCAGAAGCACAAgaccaagaagaagaagaagaagaagaagaactgCACGAGGCCGTTGGAGAAGGCGATGACGATGACATCAAAGTACTCACGGAAGAGGAACAGATTAAAGCACAGCAGGTTATTGAGatagatgatgaagacgagACTGAAGGCCACAAGTCTGGTAAGGATATGTCAGAGACACCCTTAGAGACGAAAAAAGCGGCTGATTACGTCTGTCCCATTTGCATGGAACCTCCAGAAGCGGCTTTAGTAACCAAGTGCGGACATGTTTTTTGCACTACATGTCTGTACGGTATGGTGAATAGTTCCAAAGGTAACGGTAGACGGAACGGTTTATGTGCCTTGTGCAGAGAAAACGTCAAACTCCAAGATCTTAGATTAATCGTCATGAGGAAAAACCGGATCCGAAAACCAAACTAA
- the SPR6 gene encoding Spr6p (some similarities with YER115c), producing MIFRISLPISKTLMTYNYTATSNDSKCRSNENKTENQIPVNTEETGLKTKQKQHYNHLQEYENYCYKKKPASYYLWSKSYRVRHKPLRLDRFPKNELKKIRCGIFIGHQDHRCAYCPFHGIKHGYTLQPTLNCICRFKSVAPSPLKHDITKYMIMKRHPVFDNKHVYWNTGSKQIDRIINHMCMNSTNKRN from the coding sequence atgATATTTCGAATTTCACTCCCCATATCTAAAACTCTTATGACTTATAACTATACTGCAACTTCGAACGACTCCAAATGCAGatcaaatgaaaacaaGACTGAGAATCAAATACCTGTCAACACCGAGGAAACTGGACTTAAAacaaaacagaaacagcACTACAACCACCTCCAGGAATACGAAAACTACTGTTACAAGAAAAAACCAGCGTCATATTATCTTTGGTCCAAAAGCTACCGAGTACGGCACAAACCATTAAGATTGGATAGGTTCCCAAaaaatgaattgaagaaaatcCGCTGCGGTATATTCATTGGACATCAAGACCATCGATGTGCATATTGTCCGTTCCACGGGATTAAACATGGCTACACTTTACAACCAACATTGAATTGCATTTGTCGCTTCAAATCGGTTGCACCAAGTCCATTGAAGCATGATATAACTAAATACATGATTATGAAAAGACATCCAGTCTTTGATAACAAACATGTATACTGGAACACCGGAAGTAAACAGATAGACAGAATTATAAACCACATGTGTATGAACTCAACCAAcaaaaggaattga